Part of the Eikenella corrodens genome is shown below.
AACAGCTGCAACGCATTTACGGCACGGCATGGGCCAGCAAAGACGAACTGAAGGCCTACATCACGCGCATTGAAGAAGCCGAAAAACGCGACCACCGCAAACTCGGCCGCCAGCTCGACCTGTTCCACCTGCAGGACGAAGCCCCCGGCATGGTGTTCTGGCATCCGCGCGGCTGGACGCTGTGGCAGGTCATCGAACAGCACATGCGCCGCGAATTGGACGCAGCGGGCTACCGCGAAGTGAAAACGCCGCAAATCATGGACAAAACGTTTTGGGAAAAATCCGGCCACTGGGCGAACTACAAAGACAATATGTTCCTCACCGCCTCCGAAAAACGCGAATACGCCGTGAAACCGATGAACTGCCCCGGCCACGTGCAGATTTTCAACAACACGCTGCGCTCCTACCGCGACCTGCCCATGCGTTTGGCGGAATTCGGCTCGTGCCACCGCAACGAACCTTCCGGCGCGCTGCACGGCCTGATGCGCGTGCGCGGCTTCGTGCAGGACGACGCGCACATCTTCTGCACCGAAGACCAGATTGCCGAAGAAACCCGCAAATTCAACTTGTTGGTGATGAAAATTTATCAGCAGTTCGGCTTTGAACACGTCAGCGTCAAACTCTCGCTGCGCCCCGAACAGCGCGCCGGTTCGGACGAAATTTGGGACAAGGCCGAACAAGGCCTGCGCGACGCGCTCACCGCCTGCGGCGTTGAATGGCAGGAATTGCCCGGCGAAGGCGCGTTCTACGGCCCGAAAGTGGAATACCACATCAAAGATGCGCTCGGCCGCTCTTGGCAATGCGGCACCATCCAGCTCGACTTCGTGCTGCCCGAACGCTTGGACGCGGAATACGTGGCCGAAGACAACAGCAAAAAACGCCCCGTGATGCTGCACCGCGCCATTTTGGGCTCGCTGGAACGCTTCATCGGCATCCTGATTGAAGAGCACGCCGGCTCCTTCCCACTGTGGCTCGCGCCCGTGCAGATGGTGGTGATGAACATTACCGAAAAACAGGCCGATTACTGCCGCGAAGTGGTGAAAAAACTCAAAGCCGCCGGCTTCCGCGCCGAAGCAGATTTGCGCAACGAAAAAATCGGCTACAAAATCCGCGACAACAGCCAATACCGCTACCCCTACCAAATCGTGGTGGGCGACAAGGAAATGGAAAACGGCCAAGTCGCCGTGCGCCGCAAAGCGGAAGATTTGGGCAGCCTGAAAGTGGAAGATTTTATCGCGCTGCTGCAAAAAGAGATTGCGGACACGATTGGGAAAGTCTGATTTCGGTTTGATGGTTTTCAGGCAGCCTGCACTTGGATTTTCAGTGTGCAGGCTGCTTTTGCCCATATCAGAATGTGGAAGGAAGAGCGATGAAGATATATTTAGCGGCAGCATTGCTGTTTTTATCTGCCTGCCGCAGTGGAGAGCCGCCGCTGGTGAAGCATGAGCTATACCTGCCGGAAGCCGTGCAGGGGCAGGGTTATTATGCGGAAGTGGAGTTGCCGTTTCTCCATTTGGATGAGCGGTGGACGGTGCCGTTGAACAGCGGTTTTGCGCTGTCTTCGTCGAATTCGGGCGGCGGCACGCGCATTGCCCTGAGCCACAGCGGCGCGCAGCCGTATCACGAATTGGGAGAGCGGCTGATGTTGAACGGCAGCACGGGCGGCGGCAGCCTGTATGAACGCCATCAAGCGGAGCTGTATGTGAAAGTGCACCGCGCGGATGCCCCGGAGTTGTGGCACTGCACGCCGCTGCGCCCCAAGCCGGATGTGCTGATGTACGATTGCGGAAGGCAGAACCCCCGCTACGAACAGACAGGACGAGGCGGCTGGCAGTGCAAAACGCCGCAACAGTGCAGTTTGACGATTGAAAGGCCGTAAGGTTGCCTAAAGATTAATCGGCAACCTACAAATGGAAGCTGGAAGGCGGACAATTTTTCAGGTAGCCTAGGGCTGCATGAGGCTACCTGAACATTCTTTCAGACAGTCATTTTAGAGGAAGAGAAATGGGGCAGAAGCGCTGGAAGAGGATCGCACTGGCGGTGTTGATAGTGTTTGCACTCATCGGTATGGTTGCTACTGTGGCAATTATCCCGTTTGTTGGCAACTATATCAGCGATATGAATAGAGAGGTGGATACCACGCCGCTGGTTTCTGTGCCGTTCAGTACGCAGCAAGTAGGCTATCAACAGACGATAAAAGATGTACCGATTCCGCACCATGGCTTGTTTGCGCTCACGGTGAGGTTGAAGCCGAAAACCGGAACACATCTTTCAAAAGAAGAGATAGACAATTTATTTTATCAGGCCAGGCATACGCCTTTTGTGGTGAAGTATGAGGTGCAAACAGCGGGCAATCCCGGCTTGCTTTATGGGAAAGACACGGTTGTGGCTGATTTCTCCACAGAGGAAAACGGCGATTTCATTTTCTCCGTTCACTCCGGATTTGTCCGCCAAGAGGGTAGATTGATGATACGGGCGGAGAACCTTATCCAAGTGCCGGAGTTTGCGAAGTTTGATGCATTTTTAGAGCTTAGGGAAAAGAAACCCAATTAAATAAGTAGGCATGGAAGGTTCTTCAACCATTCTGCCCGCACATCAAAGAGGCTACCTGAAACACCGCAAATTTGATAAACCGCGTTCTTACCAAGGAGTCTTGTCATGAAAGTTTTGGTTAATCTGTTCCATCCTCATCTTGAACGTTCTGTTGTAAACCGCGCTTGGGCGGATCGTCTTGCCAACCAGCCGGGCATTACCCTGCGCAATCTGTACGCACTCTATCCCGACGGCAAAATCGACGTAGCCGCCGAACAACGGGCTTTGGCCGAACACGACCGCTTGGTGTTCCAACACCCATTCTATTGGTACGCCACCCCACCGCTGATGAAGCAATGGCTCGATGATGTACTGACCTACGGCTGGGCATACGGCCCGGGCGGCAACGCGCTGGCAGGCAAAGAGTGGCTGTCGGCCATTTCCACCGGCGGCCCGGCAGACTCCTACCAAGCAGGCGGCTATAACCGCTTTTCCATGAGCGAGTTTTTGAAACCCTTGGTGCAAACTGCCTCCTTGCTGCAAACCGTTTTCCTGCCGCCGTTTATTTTCCACGGCGCAGTGGTGGCCGATAGCGAAGCCGTTCGCGCTTCTGCCGATGCACTGCTGGACTACATCCGCAATCCGCTGCTCGACCCGCAGAAAAAGCTGGCGGCACTGCAGGCCAAAATGGAAAGCGAAGGCGTAAAGCTGGAATAACAGCCGCAGGAATGTTGCCCACGCAGTTTGAGGCTACCTGAAATATATCCCTTGCCTTACTGCCTGCGGCTCGCCGTTTTGTTCTGCTTTTGTTAAGGGGCTGACGTAGATTAGCCCCAACTAAAAAGCAGCTACGCAACACAATTGGAGAGAAAGTCTGTATGACGGCATTAATGACAGCAATTCTTATCGGCATATTATTCGTTCTGTCGCTTGCCCTCTCGCTATTTAGTATTTGGAAAGCATGGGGCGCACTGCCTAGGGCAGGCAGCCTGCAGAAATTTTTGGCAATTTTATGGGCAGCGGCAGCGGTGTACCTGTTTTGTCCCGCGCTGTACAGCAAGTTGGCCATCGCATCGCACACCTCGGAATACAACCCCCACATTGGCGAAATCCGCCTATTCATCAACATATGGCTGGTTTTCCTGATGCCGATTGCCTTGCTGACCCCCACTGTTTTGACATGGCAGAACCGTTGGCATGGTGCTTGGGTATTTGGCAAACTGGCTGCGCTGTATGCAGGCATATCCATGCTCTGCACCATCCTTACGGGGGGATACCGCTGTTTGACAGCATCGTTACTGCCCTCATTATGGGGCTGGTGGGAAACACTGTTTGTGCAGCACGGCTGGGGTGGGACGCTATATGACTTGCATAATTGCCGATACGGTACCATGTCTTCTTTGATATGGTGGATGTGGGTAATTGCCGGCAGCAGTGCATTGCTCGTAGCACGGCTTTTGTGTACCATCCGAACAGAATTTCCAGATTGAATGCGATTCAAACGGCGCGGCCGGGCCAAATCAGAACTGCCGCTGCGGACAGGCTGGATTAAGATGCCGCCCGCGAACTGTTGGACTACATCCGCAATCCGCTGCTCGACCCGCAGAAAAAGCTGGCGGCACTGCAGGCCAAAATGGAAAGCGAAGGCGTAAATCTGGAATAACAGCCGCAGGAGGCAATGTTGCCCACGTAGTTTGAGGCTACCTGAAACTTTCAGGTAGCCTCTCATCTATTTGCCAAACGGGATTACAAACCTGCTGCCGCTTTCAAAGCTGCGGCCTTATCGGTGCGCTCCCAAGTGAACTCGGGCTCTTCGCGGCCGAAGTGGCCGTAGGCAGCGGATTTGCTGTAAATCGGGCGCAGCAGATCGAGCATCTGCACGATGCCTTTCGGGCGCAGGTCGAAATGTTCGCGCACGATGGTGATGAGTTTGTCTTCGCTGATTTTGCCCGTGCCGAAGGTGTCGATGGCGATGGAAGTGGGCTCGGCAATGCCGATGGCGTAAGACACTTGGATTTGGCATTGGGTCGCCAAACCGGCGGCCACGATGTTTTTCGCCACATAGCGGCAGGCATAGGCAGCGGAGCGGTCTACTTTGCTCGGGTCTTTGCCGGAGAATGCGCCGCCGCCGTGCGGGGCTGCGCCGCCGTATGTATCGACAATGATTTTGCGGCCGGTGAGCCCGCAGTCGCCCTGCGGCCCGCCAATCACGAAGCGGCCGGTGGGGTTGATGAGGTATTTGGTGTCGGCGGTAAGCATTTCGGGCGGCAGCACGGGTTTGATGATGTGCTCAATCACGGCTTTGCTCAGCTCTTCGTGGCTGATTTCGGGATTGTGCTGGGTGGAGAGCACCACGGTGTCGATGCGTTTCACTTTGCCGGTTTCGCTGTCGTAAACCACGGTCAGCTGCGCTTTGGCATCGGGGCGCAGCCAGGGCAGTTGACCGCTTTTGCGCACTTCGCTCTGGCGCTGCATCAGGCGGTGGCTGTAATAAATGGCAAAGGGCATCAGGGTGGGGGTTTCGTCGCAGGCGTAGCCAAACATCAGGCCTTGGTCGCCCGCGCCTTGGTTCAGGTCGAGGCCTTCGCCTTCGTTCACGCCTTGGGCGATGTCGGGCGATTGCTGGTCGTAATACACGCCCACCGCGCAGCCGTTGGCATCAAAGCCGAGTTCGGAGGCGTTGTAGCCGATTTTGGCAATGGTTTCGCGGGCGACTTTGATGTAGTCCACGTGCGCGGTGGTGGTGATTTCGCCGGCCAGCACGCACAGGCCGGTGTTCACCAGCGTTTCGGCCGCCACGCGGGCTTTGGGGTCTTGGGCGAGGACGGCATCGAGGATGGCGTCGGATACTTGGTCGGCCACTTTGTCGGGATGGCCTTCGGATACGGATTCGGAGGTGAAGAGGTATTCGCTCATGATATGTCTTTCGGATAATAGATAAACCTTGCGGCTTAGCAAGGAGGGCTCAGCGGGCAATAAAAAATCCCGCACTAAGCGGGAAGAGATATTGCCCGGCCTGATTCAGACGAGCCACATCGGCCTCTCGGCCGTCCACCTTACGCGCCGTTTGCGGCGGGCAGGTTGGCATGGATTCCCAACTCTTAATGCGCGGCAGATGATAACAAATCCCGCTTGCAGCGGCAAGCGGCGGGATGGGTTTCAGGTGGCCTCAGCGGGAAGAAGGCTACCTGAAAATTCATAGCGGCGGATAAAACCAAACATCGGCATAACAACACCACCCTGCCCAACGTTTCCTAGCGTGTAAATCAACAGCGTTGTTTACACAAAAAGGCTACCTGAAATTTCAGGTAGCCTTTGTCTGGTTGCGCACAGCTTAATTAGCGGCGGCCATTGTTGCTGTACACCATTTTGGTGCCTTCAAAGATGTGGATGCTGGCGGCGCAGGTGGCGGTGGAGCATGTTTTCATCGGCAGGGTGACGCTGTAGCGGCCGCTGCGCGGGGCGCGGTAGCTGAACAAGGGCACGCTGTCGCCCATCACGTCTTGTTTCACCACGCGGCCGTTGTGGCGCACGATGAGGTCGATGTCGGTGCAGTTGTCGTCGCAGTCGCCGTAGAAGGTATAGACTTTGCCGGCGGTGAGATCGAGCTGCTCGGTGTGGCTCTGGCCGGCGGCGAGGCGCTGTTGGCGCAGGAGGAAGACGCGGGCGGCCGGGTCTTTGTCTTTAACGATTTCCACGTTGCTCCGTTGGGCGCGCTGCAAGGAGGGGTCGTTGTCGGTGCTGCTTTCAAATACCTGTACGGAATAGGCGCAGGTGTCGTTGTCACAGTCTTCCATGCTGGCCTTGATTTGATGACGGCCGCCCTGTTCGGCACGGAAGGTTAGCTGGGGTACGTCGTCGCTATCGGTGTCGGCGGCAATGGTTTTACCGTTGGCGCTGACGGTGAGGTCGAGGTCGCCGCAGGCTGAGTCGCAGCGGCCGAACACGCTGTAATACTTGCCGGCGGTGAGTTCGACTTCCGTGCTGCGGCTTTGGCTGTCGGCAAGCTGGCCGCTGATCAGGGGCAGTTCGCGGGCTTTTTCATCGGCATCCTGCTGTGCTTCGCGGATCCGTTTCTGGGCAGATTCCAAGGATGCGCCTTCGTCGTCGCTGTTGCCTACTTTGCCGCCGCTGAATACTTGCAGTGCGGAGCGGCAGCGGTTGCGGGAGCATTCGTCCATGGTGGTGTTAAGCTCCACGCGGCCGTCGCGGTCGGCCTGCCAGGTGAAGCGGGAGCCGTCGCCACGGTTTTTACGGAACAGGACGGTGCGGCCTTGGGTAACGCTGAATTTGATGTTGGAGCAGTTTACGGAGCAGTCGGCAAAAACGGTGTATACCTGGCCGGCCTTCACATCCAGCGGGGTGGTGTTGCTTTGGCCTTCTTCCAGGCGCACGGTGCGCTGGAACAGCAGCTGCGCGGCGGGGTCTTCGCCTTTGATGGCTTCGCTGTGGGTGGATGCCTGGTCGGCGAGGTAGCGTTCGGCGGCGAAAGCAGGAAGGGATAAAGCGGCCAAAATCGGCAGCAGGGCGAGTTTTTTCATAAGTTGTTTCCTTTTATTTTGGGGGGAGAAATTTTGCCAAAGTGAAGCTGTGCAAAATTTTGCGATATTATGCCTAATCCTGTTAACTTTTCCAACCGTTTTACTCGGATTTGTGTATTTGGCTGATGCTTTGAAGGCTACCTGAAAGTACGGATTTCGGCAAAGTAATGGAAGTTTCTCCAAAAATGCTACGGCATCGGCTGAGTTTTGCCATACTGCTTATATCGTTTACAGTTTGCCGTGTGCCGCTTTGGCCTGTGTTTGTTTCTGCTAAAAGAGCCCGCGGTTTTAGATGGCCTTTTCAGGTAACCTTTTCGGTACGGCCTCTTTTGAGCCAAGTCAAACTTTGTAGCCGCAGCAGGGCGGTGGAAATCTGTTTTCATTGCATGATTGTCGGCCGCAACCCCTTGTTCTGCACAAGACTCTCCAGCTTGCCCGCGCAGGCTCACATTTAATAATCACTCTCAATTAACCCGATTTAACGGCGCAGCCGCTTGCGTTTTTCCCGGTAAAGCACGACAATCCACCACAACATATAGTGTTTAGAAATATTATTTGCACTATATGTTGTATTTTTAAGGATAGGGCTATGGAAACGCTGAATTTTACCCGCGAGCAGATCGTTTGGCAGGAAGTGCCGGGCGAAGTGTCGCTGGCGTTTCTGTTTTCCGGCTGCCCGCTGCGCTGCCAAGGCTGCCACAGTGCCGACAGCTGGAAGGGCAGCTTGGGCACCGAACTGACTGCTGAATACTTACAAAGCCGCTTGGAACGCTATCGCGGGCTGATTAGCTGCGTGCTGTTTATGGGCGGCGAGTGGCTACCTGAAAAACTGCTGCCGCTGCTGGCGCAGGTACGCGAAGCCGGGCTGAACACCTGCCTCTACACCGGCCTGGAGCAAGACGAGCTGGAGCGCGCCTCCATTGCCATCATCCCGCAGCTCACTTATCTGAAAACCGGCCGCTGGAAAATGGAGCTCGGCGGCCTCGACAGCCCGCACACCAACCAGCGCTTTATCGACCTGCGCAGCGGCGAAATGCTGAACCATCTGTTTGTGAAAGACACGCCCGCCGCCCGCCCCAAAATCATCCCCTTGGCGCCCGCCCCGCAACCGGCCGCCGAGGGCGCGTTTTCCCCGCCGGCCTAATGTAGGCCTTCCCGATAGCGGAATCCCGCTATCCCATCCACATCAAAAGGAGAGTAAACATGATTCGGCTGCATCCCGAACAGTTAAACGGCAAACTGCAATTCATGCACGACTACATCAGCGCGCAAAACGCGGCGGACGGCTCGAAAATGGACGCCAACGCCAACGTTACCCAGAAAAACATCGCCACGATGGAAGCGGAAATCATGAAAGACTTTTTCGTGCAGATCAACCGCGCCCAGGTGTCGCGCAAAATCGCCGAAATTTTCGACCAATCCGTGGCCGACGAATACATCCGCCAGATTGAGGCGCACGAGATTTATGTGCATGACGAAACCAGCCTCAAGCCTTATTGTGTGTCGGTTACGCTGTATCCCTTCCTGCTCGACGGCTTAAGCAAACTCGGCGGCGAATCCAAAGCGCCGCAACATTTGGCATCGTTTTGCGGCTCGTTTATCAACCTGGTGTTCGCCATCAGCGCGCAGTTTGCCGGCGCGGTGGCGACGGTGGAATTTCTGACTTATTTCGACTACTTTGCCCGCAAAGACTACGGCGATGATTATTTGGACACCCACGCCGCCGAAATCGCCAACCACATGCAGCAGGTGGTGTACAGCATCAACCAGCCCGCCGCCGCGCGCGGCTATCAGAGCGTATTCTGGAATATTTCCGTGTACGATCAATACTATTTCGACGCGATGTTCGGCGATTTCGTCTTTCCCGATTTCAGCAAACCGGTGTGGGCGAGCGTGGCGAAGCTGCAAAACTTCTTCCTCAAATGGTTCAATCAGGAGCGCACCAAAGCCGTTTTGACCTTCCCCGTCGTTACCGCTGCGATGCTGACCGACGGCGGCAAATGCAAAGACACCGTGTTTGCCGACGAAATGGCGAAAGAGTTGGCGGAAGGCAATTCCTTCTTCGTCTATCTCTCCGACAATCCCGACTCCTTGGCTTCCTGCTGCCGCCTGCGCAACGCCATTGAAGACCGCACCTTCAGCTACACCCTCGGTGCGGGCGGCGTGGCGACCGGTTCCATTAACGTCATTACCATCAACATGAACCGATTGGAACAAGACGGGCGCGACCTTGCCGCCGAAGTGGCCAAAATCCACAAATACCAATACGCCTACCGCAAACTGATGGAAGAATACCAAGCTGCCGGAATGCTGCCCGTTTACGATGCAGGTTTCATCACGCTGGACAAACAGTTCCTCACCATCGGCATCAACGGCATGGCGGAAGCCGCCGAATCGCAAGGCATCAAGGTCGGCTACAACGACGACTACATCAATTTCGTTCAAGGTCGTCTGAAAACCATATTCGAAGCCAACCAAGCCGCCAGCAAACATTACGGCGTGAAGTTCAACACCGAGTTCGTCCCCGCCGAAAACCTCGGCGTGAAAAACGCCAAATGGGACAAAGCCGACGGCTACCAAGTCAGCCGCGACTGCTACAACTCCTATTTCTATGTCGTCGAAGACGAAGAAATCAACGCGCTCGACAAATTCCTGCTGCACGGCAAAGAACTGGTGGACTGGCTCGACGGCGGCTCCGCGCTGCACCTGAACCTCGACGAAGCCCTGCCCGAATCCGGCTACCGCTCGCTCTTGGACATCGCCGCGCAAACCGGCTGCAACTACTTCTGCGTGAACGTGCGCATCACCATCTGCAACGAATGCGGCCATATCGACAAACGTACCCTGCACGCCTGTTCCGACTGCGGTTCGCACGACATCGACTACGGCACCCGCGTCATCGGCTACCTGAAACGCGTATCCGCCTTTAGTAGCGGACGGCGCAAAGAACACGCGCTGCGGCACTACCACCGCGAGCAGCAGCAGAAATGGCGCAAAGTGGCCTAAGCCGTTTGCAATAAAGCCTGCCCTTTCAGGTAGCCTTTCCCCCTCCCATTTCCGGGCTACCTGAAAACTTCAAGCACACCGCCTTTGCGGTGTGCCTTTTTATGGGGAGAGGGAAGCGGCTGTATTGCCATAGCCCATCAATTTGCAAAGCTGGCCAACTCCATATCAGCGCTTGGGTGAACGGCTATAAAGCCCGCCCCGAAAAGTTTCAGGTAGCCTAGCTGTTGCAGGCTACCTGAAACTTTATAGTGGATTAAATTTAAATCAGGACAAGGCGGCGAGCCGAAGACAGTACACACGTTACGGCAAGGCGAGCCAACGCTGTACTGGTTTAAATTTAATTCACTATACATACGTAAAAAAATCAGGTGCCCGTATACAAAAGGCTACCTGAAATTTTACTTTTCCCAATCATTCAATAATCTGGCAATAAAACCCTATTCTGTTTGCAAATGATCCAGCGGCAATACGGTGGAGTTTTTCACTTCTTGCAATACAAAGCTGGAGCGCGCGTCCACCACGCCGGGATGTGCCAAGAGGGTATCGAGGATAAATTGGGAGAAGCTTTCCATATCGGCGAAAAAAGCGTGCAGCATATAGTCGGTTTCGCCGGTGAGTGCAAAGCAGCGCAGCACCTGCGGCCAATCGCGTACGGAATCGGCAAAGCCGTCGCGCAGATGGTTGCTCTTATCCACTGATACGCGGATAAACACCTGCAAGCCGAGAGCCACGGTGGAAGGATGCACTAAGGCAGCATAGCCGCGGATAATGCCGCTGGATTCCAGCTGCTTGAGCCGCCGCAGGCAGGGGGATGGGGAAAGGGCAACGCGTTCGGACAGTTCAACGTTGCTCAATCGTCCGTTGTGTTGCAGGGCCTGAAGGATTTTCAGGTCGATTTTGTCAAGCGAAACAGTGGTTGTCATGATTCGGTATCCAATCATACTACTGGGTTAGAGATGTGCTGCACGCCGGTGAGCTGGCAGCCAAACGGCGCTTATGGAGGCTTGTGGCCAACCATTAAACTACACTATGTATCTCCGGGCAGTATTATATGGGAAACGCCTTGAAATAATCCGCCATATTTCTTACCAATAGCGGAATATACCGTCTGTCCGCCAGCTTTGCCGGACACTTTCAGACCTGAACCCCAAAAGGGTGTCAAGCCAAACTCCAAAACCATTCGTGTTTCTGTTTAGTTATAGTGTAAGCATAATGTAGCTAGAATTGCTATTCTAATCATGGAAATGTGATTGAAAATGCCAAGAAATCTTGCCCGAATGCCCGCTTTCAGGCGATAATCAAGGCGTTTGCAGGAGAGCCCATTAATACAACAATGGCACCGAAGGCGCAAATTCCCTTAAATCGCTCAGGTAAAAGGACTGCAAGCCCGTTTCATTGTTATCAATTGCCCGAGCGGCTTCTGAAACGGCCTCATCTGGAGAGCGGCGCGGCGCGCCCACCGAAGGATATAAGGCATCATCTGCCGAAAATCTCAGGTACCCGGGACAGATAGGGAGGCTTCCCCATTTTCGCCCCACAGGAGATCCTCATGTCCGCCATCAAAACCACCCCCTTTCACCAAGCCCACCAAGACGCAGGCGCCAAGCTGGTTGATTTCGCCGGCTGGGAGCTGCCCATCCACTACGGTTCGCAGATTGCCGAACACGAAGCCGTGCGCACCGACGCCGGCATGTTCGACGTGTCGCACATGCTGGTTACCGACGTGGCCGGCGAAAAAGCCAAAGCCTTCTTCCGCAAACTTTTGGCCAACGACGTGGCCAAGCTCGGCTTCGTGGGCAAAGCCCTCTATTCCGCCATGCTCAACGACAAAGGCGGCGTGATTGACGACCTTATCGTGTACCGCGTGAGCGAAGACGAAACCCGCTACCGCATCGTATCCAACGGCGCCACCCGCGAAAAAGACTCCGCCCAGTTCCAAAAAATCGGCGCCGAATTCGGCATCAAGCTCACCCCACGCTACGATTTGGCCATGCTCGCCGTGCAAGGCCCCAAAGCCATTGCCAAGCTGCTCACCGTGAAGCCCGAATGGGCCGACACCGTAAACAACCTCAAGCCCTTCCAGGGCGCGGATTTGGGCAACGACTGGTTCGTCGCCCGCACCGGCTACACCGGCGAAGACGGTGTGGAAGTGATTCTGCCCGGCAGCGAAGCCGGAGCCTTCTTCAAAGCATTACAACAGGCCGGCGTGAAACCCTGCGGCCTCGGCGCGCGCGACACCCTGCGCATGGAAGCCGGCATGAACCTCTACGGCAACGACATGGACGACGACGTGAGCCCGCTCGAAGCCGGCATGGCCTGGACAGTGGATTTGAAAGACGAATCCCGCGATTTCGTCGGCAAAGCCGCGCTGGTGGCCTTGAAGGAAAAAGGCGTGAGCGTGAAGCAGGTCGGCCTGCTCTTGGCCAAAGGCGGCGTGCTGCGCGAGCACATGGAAGTGATCACCCCCGAAGGCAAAGGCATCACCACCAGCGGCGTGTTCTCGCCCAGCCTCAAGCAGTCCATCGCCATCGCCCGCGTGCCCAAAGCCTTTGAAGGCGATACCGCCAAAGTAGTGATTCGTGGCAAAGAAGTGGATGTGCGCGTATTGAAACTGCCCTTCGTGCGCAATGGCCAGAAGCAGTTTGATTAAACGCGTTTAGGTTTTCAGGTAGCCTGTTGCATCAATCGGGCACGCAGGCTACCTGAAAATAGAACTTCAACCTAGCAGATGGTAACAACTAATCACAACTAACTAGAAAATTTTTTGTGCCTGTAAAGGTTTTGTGAAATTTGAAAATACTCTATTTGTGTTTACTCAAATCTTGAACAATTAAATTCTGTATAATGTAAAAAGTTTGCTTATCAAGGCATAACATAATCCTTTGAAAAAATAAGATTGGAATAAAAGTGAAAAAATTATTACTATTGATATGTTCAACTATCTTGGTGGGTTGTGTTTCTCTCCCAAGCGAACAAGAAATTGCCTCTGCTGATTACGGTCAATTCCCTAATAATCATGAAGCTATAGTAAAAGATTATTATGCTACAGCCCTAAAAGACCCAGATAGCGTCAAATATAGATCCATCTCATCTCCAAGGAAAACTTGGCTTGGGGATAGGATTAATGGAGCCCAGTTTGGTTATTTAGTATGTGTAACTTACAATGCCAAAAACTCATTTGGTGCTTATGTTGGTTATGAAACTGATGGTTTACTAATTAGAAACGGTTCTGTAATAATAGCCGTTCCAAAAGGAGATTGGTGGGGGAGAAACATTTGCAGATAACCAAGCTACTAAGATGTAGAACCATCCTCTGTGTATAATTTTCAATTTTGAATGATTTATCCACCCTACGGAGAAAAACCATGAGCAACAACATTCCCGCCGAACTCAAATACGTTTCCAGCCACGAATGGCTGCGCGCCGAAGCCGACGGTAGCGTGACCGTGGGCGTAACCCACCACGCACAAGAGCTTTTGGGCGACATCGTATTCGTTGAACTGCCCGAAGTAGGCGCCTCGCTCGCCGCCGAAGACCAAGCCGGCGTAGTGGAATCGGTGAAAGCCGCTTCCGATGTGTACGCCCCGATTGCCGGCGAAGTTGTGGCCATAAACGAAGGCCTGCCCGATGCGCCCGAAACCGTCAACA
Proteins encoded:
- the thrS gene encoding threonine--tRNA ligase — protein: MSQINITLPDGSIRQYESPVTVAQIAASIGSGLAKATVAGKVNGVLRDACDPISEDATVQIITPKDPEGVEIIRHSCAHLVGHAVKQLFPNAKMVIGPVIEDGFYYDIAAEKPFTPEDMKSIEERMKQLINQDYDVIKKMLPRAEVIEIFKQRGEDYKLRLVDDMPEVTEMGMYFHQEYVDMCRGPHVPNTRFLKNFKLTKMSGAYWRGDSNNEQLQRIYGTAWASKDELKAYITRIEEAEKRDHRKLGRQLDLFHLQDEAPGMVFWHPRGWTLWQVIEQHMRRELDAAGYREVKTPQIMDKTFWEKSGHWANYKDNMFLTASEKREYAVKPMNCPGHVQIFNNTLRSYRDLPMRLAEFGSCHRNEPSGALHGLMRVRGFVQDDAHIFCTEDQIAEETRKFNLLVMKIYQQFGFEHVSVKLSLRPEQRAGSDEIWDKAEQGLRDALTACGVEWQELPGEGAFYGPKVEYHIKDALGRSWQCGTIQLDFVLPERLDAEYVAEDNSKKRPVMLHRAILGSLERFIGILIEEHAGSFPLWLAPVQMVVMNITEKQADYCREVVKKLKAAGFRAEADLRNEKIGYKIRDNSQYRYPYQIVVGDKEMENGQVAVRRKAEDLGSLKVEDFIALLQKEIADTIGKV
- the metK gene encoding methionine adenosyltransferase, whose protein sequence is MSEYLFTSESVSEGHPDKVADQVSDAILDAVLAQDPKARVAAETLVNTGLCVLAGEITTTAHVDYIKVARETIAKIGYNASELGFDANGCAVGVYYDQQSPDIAQGVNEGEGLDLNQGAGDQGLMFGYACDETPTLMPFAIYYSHRLMQRQSEVRKSGQLPWLRPDAKAQLTVVYDSETGKVKRIDTVVLSTQHNPEISHEELSKAVIEHIIKPVLPPEMLTADTKYLINPTGRFVIGGPQGDCGLTGRKIIVDTYGGAAPHGGGAFSGKDPSKVDRSAAYACRYVAKNIVAAGLATQCQIQVSYAIGIAEPTSIAIDTFGTGKISEDKLITIVREHFDLRPKGIVQMLDLLRPIYSKSAAYGHFGREEPEFTWERTDKAAALKAAAGL
- a CDS encoding NAD(P)H-dependent oxidoreductase; translated protein: MKVLVNLFHPHLERSVVNRAWADRLANQPGITLRNLYALYPDGKIDVAAEQRALAEHDRLVFQHPFYWYATPPLMKQWLDDVLTYGWAYGPGGNALAGKEWLSAISTGGPADSYQAGGYNRFSMSEFLKPLVQTASLLQTVFLPPFIFHGAVVADSEAVRASADALLDYIRNPLLDPQKKLAALQAKMESEGVKLE
- the nrdG gene encoding anaerobic ribonucleoside-triphosphate reductase activating protein, producing METLNFTREQIVWQEVPGEVSLAFLFSGCPLRCQGCHSADSWKGSLGTELTAEYLQSRLERYRGLISCVLFMGGEWLPEKLLPLLAQVREAGLNTCLYTGLEQDELERASIAIIPQLTYLKTGRWKMELGGLDSPHTNQRFIDLRSGEMLNHLFVKDTPAARPKIIPLAPAPQPAAEGAFSPPA
- the nrdD gene encoding anaerobic ribonucleoside-triphosphate reductase, with protein sequence MIRLHPEQLNGKLQFMHDYISAQNAADGSKMDANANVTQKNIATMEAEIMKDFFVQINRAQVSRKIAEIFDQSVADEYIRQIEAHEIYVHDETSLKPYCVSVTLYPFLLDGLSKLGGESKAPQHLASFCGSFINLVFAISAQFAGAVATVEFLTYFDYFARKDYGDDYLDTHAAEIANHMQQVVYSINQPAAARGYQSVFWNISVYDQYYFDAMFGDFVFPDFSKPVWASVAKLQNFFLKWFNQERTKAVLTFPVVTAAMLTDGGKCKDTVFADEMAKELAEGNSFFVYLSDNPDSLASCCRLRNAIEDRTFSYTLGAGGVATGSINVITINMNRLEQDGRDLAAEVAKIHKYQYAYRKLMEEYQAAGMLPVYDAGFITLDKQFLTIGINGMAEAAESQGIKVGYNDDYINFVQGRLKTIFEANQAASKHYGVKFNTEFVPAENLGVKNAKWDKADGYQVSRDCYNSYFYVVEDEEINALDKFLLHGKELVDWLDGGSALHLNLDEALPESGYRSLLDIAAQTGCNYFCVNVRITICNECGHIDKRTLHACSDCGSHDIDYGTRVIGYLKRVSAFSSGRRKEHALRHYHREQQQKWRKVA